In the genome of Crassostrea angulata isolate pt1a10 chromosome 6, ASM2561291v2, whole genome shotgun sequence, the window AAAAGTGTGAAGAAATTATAAATTCTGTTCAACTTCAAAGTAACACATGAATCAAACCACTGCTCTTTGTGTATACCCCCTGCTGAGCATATTTGTAGGGGTGTAGATGTACATGACCTCAAAGTTTACTACAACCAAGTGCAGGGAGTGGAGGTACCTATCTCCCCATAAATTCAGAGCCTTGTATACCTTTCCATTTACATAATGGATCTGGTTTCAATATTTGGATCTTGGTTAAGGAGGCATTTGTTAGTGATTGCAATACATCAGAACAGAGTAAAGTTTGTATAGCAAATCAGAGATTAACCCTTGATCTTTTTAGGGGGTATGAAGTTTATATTGAATTTGGGGGCATATTAGTCCTCTTATTTAAGCTTTGAATATAGTCATGAACAGACCCAAAAATGGCTGTTTCAatggaatattttaaaaatcaaaataacattCAACTGTActtaattaacaaacaaaacataGGCAAGCATGCATGAGTACTACTGTAACACAGTTAATCGGAGTCAATGATTTTACTCTTTGTTTGGTAGTTATACAGTTTAAAGAACACTAATAGAATTTTTAGTTCCGCAAAGGAAACTCACATGGTTATTGAGTTTCCTTAATTTTTGTCTGAATGGGTGGAAGAAGAGTTCAACTGTTGCCACTTATGTAATGATGTCTCATTTCTGCTGCATATGGAGCTTAAACTAGAGTCTCTCAGTAAAAGTGTTCCACCAATGGGCTACCAAACCTATCCCATGTTTTCTCTTTATGGTTTTTGGTATTCCATGATTTTCTCCAACtttcaacaaaattatttatgatatcTATGTATACATCTCATGTAAATTACCGGTACTGTTACACTAGAACATTTTATAGATGCCATTTTAAAAAGAGCTTTTAAAAAGGTGTTCATCTTAATACACTTTTAAGTGCAGGTATTTTAGTTATGAAAATAAACTACCTTTACTTGCAATCCCTGCAGTGTAAGAACATTGTTAAGATTGCTTAATATATTATGCAGATGTGCATTGTTATGCATGTCCATGTACCAGTATGTGAATGAGTATGCATTACCCTAATGGATGTACATATTGGGTATATGTTCATATTTAAAGGGAATCCTATGATATTTGTCTGGTAATGTGTGAACAAATTGGTGAAAGCATTCATGTCGAAAGAACCCTCCCAATCATATTTAAGTTTTGTCGAATATCtccatgttttatttaattaatacaatgatagattttacacaaaaacaaattttttgaatTTCTCATCCATTTCAGAAAATGCCCTCCCACACTAGCGGCAGCTATCACAAGAGAGGTATATGAACAGGCCAAGAAGATTGACTTCAGAGAGTTTGAAGAGAGACCTGAAGGCTCTAATGAAGTGGAAGCCAAGGAGGAGAACTCCAGTAATGAAATCCAGCGCCCAGAATCTGGTAGAGACTCCTCAGATCCATTCATGTCTTAATCACCAAAACATCCATCATAATTAGATTACACAACTTGCtctttgtttttctgttttatgaGATAATTTGCCTCTCTTATCTTTCctcatttaatacatgtagttgtaaaGATTATTCTGTAGATATATCAGTAAAGCAAAGTGATTACAATGTACTAGTGAAAAGCTGCAGATGTGataaaaaggaaattttaattGCTTTCCTTTGATGTCAAATTCATATGGGTATATATTATTCTGTTATAAAcgagaaaaaaatcatgtagggaaacatattaaagtacatgtactacaatgACACAGTGTATCTGCAACagtcatataataaatagaatAGATCATATAATGGGGAATTAATGCAGGAATAGATATTACATGTTGACTGAGGgaaaatattacatgttgatATTTGTTATTTCCTAGTACTGGATGCCTCCACACTGATGGAACACATCATCGATATGGTGGATGAGGTGTGCCAAAAGTGGAACAAAGACTTGCCAGTAATACCCATTCCAGCTCAGGTTCATGAGTGCTACCACTATGAAATCAAGAATACTCGAAGAAAAATGGAGGACAAGCATGTGATGCTCCAAGACATGAATACCTTATTTGATCTCAAGGTACAGGTACTAATGGTCAACCTCATAAATACTATCACACGCCCACAGAATAAAGTTACTGACTTCTGTTACTACGTAATTATCCAAGGTACATTTCATTCCTGTTTGAGTTAAAATACTATTAAGAGATAGAGAAAGACAAAAATTACAGTGTAAGATAGAGAGAagtaattaaagattttttttttctaagagtGAGTCATTTCATTTACTATACTTTCTTCTGGTTGTTAATATTTACATGGAGGCTGAAAAAAGAGTacatatgtaaatgtaaattagATCAATAATTCACAAGGTGAGTTTGACAACCCATTGTTGTTCTGCAGGATTATCCCCAGCAGTCCTACTACAGTGTGTTTGATGGCCATGCTGGTATTGAAGCAGCTGTATATGCCGCCAATCACTTACATATACATCTGCCGACCTGTGAGAAGTTCTCCAGTGATCCAGAAGCTGCCCTCAAGTGTTCCTACAAAGCCACAGATGATTACTTCATTAGAAAAGCACAAAGAGAGGTGTAGTAGCCATATACATAGTTGTTTACCTTCTTTTACATTTCTAGTTATACCCTGCTCTGatggagagggggtatactgttttacctgTGTGTCTGTCTATCCGTAACAAACTTTGGATGCATTTTTATCAGCAGCTATTAATTGCAGATGCTTAATATTTGAACACACTCTTTGTTAAAGTATGCCATATGGTGGGttcatttttgtaccaatcagacataagcttcctgttaaatgacgactttgtttatttttagccttaattttccatcaaattttcgtcaaagatttctcataAACTATTCATTACAGATGGTTGAAATTTAATacactctttgtttaggcatgccctATAGTGGAAACATTATTGAACAAATTcaatgtcaacttcctgttaaatgacgactttgcttttttgtatattcacatcagaaTGGGGGAATCAGAGTGAGCATTGCCTCAAAGATATCTTGTTTCTAGTGTTTGTACCTATGCAATTAGTTAATAAGGAAAGATATTGGTACCAATTAAATCAGTAATCCAGCAAATGAATGGATTccaaatgcatacatgtatatataaaatattcttgCATGTGATACATGGAAATTTAAGTTACCTCCCTtcgcatttttaatttttgttctaAGACTTTTTTACACAATTCTTTTTGATAGGGAATAAAGAGTGGCTGTACGGGAGTGACTGTGTTTATTAGGGATAAGATGCTCTATCTGGCCTGGCTGGGAGACTCGCAGGCCTGTCTTGTCCGAGACGGCCATGCGCTGAGTATCATGAACCCGCACAAACCAGAGAGACAGGTAGAGGGATTAGGACACATACTCCTCCTCTatctatcaaaatattaaatttatcaaTGATAAATTCACTCTCTTTGAAAATTCATGGCTTTCAAAAGTGAAGTTTATTTTACTGCTATTTATATGAATGCATATGAATTTCATTTCAGTTTGACTTTGATACTCAATTTGATAGATAACATTTGATGTAATGGACTCAAATGACAGTTTAAAGGTGACACAGACAGTGCCTGTTTTCATATtcaaaaaacaatataaacaagaAATTTTTCAGGATGAGAAAAGTCGTATAGAGGCTCTCGGTGGAGTTGTTCTGTACATGGGAACATGGCGCGTCAATGGCAATTTGGCCGTTTCAAGGGCAATAGGTAACCATGGAAACATAGCATGGGAAAACAGGGTCCAAACTAAGGATTGAAGTCtttatcttaatttttgttGTAGTTTTCGAAGAGTAGACATTTTTACCAGCTGTActcaaaataattttagaaagaaattaaatgcaatacatgtatacccggtattcaaaaaaaaaacaaggaagACTCAAATCCTTATTTTAGACTTTGTTTCCCTTTGATATTTACTGTGTCCTTGAAGTTATGTAATCTTATTTTGACAGGACGAGAGAGCTAGGATTGAACGCTTAGGAGGGTTTGTTCTTTGTGTCAGGGGCATTTGGAGGGTCAATGCCATTTTGTCTGTTGCGCGAGCTCTAGGTAAATAGTGTGGGAAGTGTCCGGTGGAGATTTCTTTTGCTGTGGCATTGACATTTAGTACAAGAAACATCATTGTATAAGTAGCAGCAGCTAAATCAAGCTTAACTTACATGCTGTTATACtaacaactacatgtactcCAGTTAATGAACAAATGGTATGAGGATAGGGAGAAggaataatgaaattttttacttattaatttCAAATGATAGATCTGGCTTATTAATAAATCTGTTGTGTTTGTGTGAAAAATTATAtggaggaaaaaaaatgaaaaccactgcctattttattattatgtaaCAAACAATTACTGGTATTATGTAATTTGAAATCAAAGGAAATATTGTTTGATTGGAGTTTAAACTTAGTAGTTAATGACAAAACAGCACTGCACACTTAAAAAGTGACACACAGCTTTGTAGTATGACTGGAACTTGGCAAGCACTGTCACAGATATCAAGAAGTGGTTCAATTACAGTGCAAACAGCTCGTATTTACTGTCGGATAAGGAAATGCTGGTCTGTTAACTCAGTATGTCAAGGAAGTTATAGGataatattacataatttacatttattgattCTGAGATACGCTTAATAACAAACTTTTGGGATCAAGGTTATCAAATCAATTTACCCAGGGGTTTAAAAGAAAGGAATTTCTGTGGACATGTAATTAGTTTTTGCTGCAGTATGTAGTTTGAATATACTGTATATCTTGGTCTTTATATAAGTATTTTTGGAAGTGAATAATTCTCAAAGTTCAGTGAAGACAATAATAGCATTCTTGAAATGACTTGTAAATTGCAGTTTGACACCTTTTCTGTTGCATATCTGTTGAATATTTTATCATCTGTTTGtatattttgtacatatatagtATACATGCCTGTAGCTCACTTGCTTCATGTAAAATTCACAGCAACTGATTTAcccttttatttttacatgtaagtagaaTATGTTAAAGTAAAACAGTAGGAAAGAAAATAGAATTTGggatttgtttctttttctacaaaaatgaatgaatatcattttttatatttctaacaAATACTATTGTTATACAAGTACTATTgtaaaagaaagatgtttatGCGATCCTATCCATAAGCTTATGAATTGTTATCCAtctttatacaaatatgtaCTTATAAGTGCTTCGTATTTGACCATTTGCAATTGATTTCTATTTGAAGCCTAAGTAGTTTATACTTTACCAGCTTTAGAGAATAATGAAACATAAATTCCTCTATATTTCTTATCTTCTGGTATGTTTTCAGTACTGTATGTTGTCAGAtaattataaagatatatatcaGTAGCATACATagttcaataataaaaaaaaaaaactgccataaaaatgctttatgaatcataaatattaaagtttgtgtttttacaGGTGACTTGAACCAGAAGAAATTTATCTGCAGTGATGCAGACACAACGGTCATTGAGTTGGAGGGTACAGAGGATTACATCGTCTTGGCCTGTGATGGAATGTGGGACGGAATAACACAGGAAGACCTCCCTAGAATTGTGTACAACTATCTGCAGAAAACTAATGGAGACAAGTCTGGGGTAGCTCAGATGCTGGTAGAACTCGCAAAAGAAAACGGGTCCACAGACAATATTACTGTAGTGATAGTATTTCTCAGGGATAAAATAGCAGAGCCAGTTATCACACCagttttttcatttgataaagtGTCCAACTCTCAGGGAGATGATGAAGCGGATCGTGTAGATGGCAAAGAAGACTGCAATGACTCTTCCGGGAAGAGGAATAACTCTGAAAATTCCTCTCCCAATGGAAACACAGAGATTGATGTCAACCAGCAAAAGGATGCAGTGGATGAAAGTGAAGAACATCAACAGGAAACTCAGGATAAAGATAACTCAGTGAAACCAGAAAATACTCCTGCACTTCCAACAGATCTTGTACTTAAGAAAGAACCTGTTTTTATCATAGAAGACATTGTGCATCAAACTGTAGATGATCCTATTGCAGAAAATAAACCCAGGAGTCCTTCCCCTAGTCCTGTGTGTACAGAAACAGAAGATGATAAACCTGTAGTCTTTTCTATTTCCAAGGCGGTGACTCCCACAGAGACTGTTGCATCTTCTGTTTCCAGTGTTCAGAAAACAGGTAAAAGTTTACCAGATGGAATTGGATTGTCTGCTTTCTTGTCTTACTTGCCAAATCAGGGAAGTACTATATCTGAGTTTACATATGGATTACAGTCCAACAGCAAGCCCGGTTCTGTACCAAAATCACTAGGTCCCTTACTGGAAGATTTGCCAATAGTTTCTAATTATGTTATTCAGGAGGAATTGTATAAAAAGAAAGAGTTAGGAAAGAAAAAaccaaaaagaaataaaaatccaaaAAGTCGGGAACAGAATCGCGATGGTCATTATGTTGTCCCAAGAAGAggcaaaaaaaaagttgatgGAACTGCCCCAGTAGTGTGGGCCTTTGCTGGAAAGAACACAGCCTCTGTTCGAAATCATAGGCTGACCTCTCTCAGAAATTCCCAGAACTCCTCACGAGTAATCTTGTCCAATATCCTGAATAATGGCGCAGTTGATCCAAGCATTCCGTCACAAACTAGTTCAGACCTTAAGTTCctagaaaaaatttcaaaatcaaagcaTTTCATTGAGTCTGAGCAGCAGGGCTCAGAAGATTTTCCAATGCCTCATAATATTTTTGACTATCCTCTGTCCACCTTTACAGCCTCTTccaatttgaaaattaaacctACCTCATCCAACAAGTCCAGATCATCTCAAGCCACTCAGTTCAAGACTGATCCGAAAACTGTTCCCCCGTTTCATCAATCATGGCGTCCTCGAAAACTGTCCAAAATAAACGCATCATCTGTCCTTACTGAACCCCCACCCACTCCTTTCTCCAACGTCAAGATTCATCCCTCATCAGATTGTCCCGATTAAACCAAATTATTTTTACTTGGTTATTCATCTTAATCCTTTGTGTATGCCTACAATCAGTTTGCAAAGACTATCATGATATCCTTGATAGCAATAATTTGATAATcagattcttttttaaaaaaagtttgctCAGTTGATTACATATAGCAGAATTGTGTCCCCGAATTTATGTTCTTTTTTGTTAGTTATTGTCTGGACCTGTTTTCATGGAATTTGTAGAATTTTGTCAATTCTgtgataaacaaatcattgaacATGGAATCTAATAATTTATAATCCTCGTTTATTTTGATAGTTTACGAGAGGAAAAACAGCAGGTGATGTGTGTTTTTGTTTAGTTCTTTTGTTTGATGAGTGCTCTAATATGTTTTGTGTCTGTATTGGCAATGTCTTCCACTAATTAATAATTTGTGATTATGGAAAGGTGTAAATGGTTTAATATTGGTGTGTAGCCAGGCAGCATTCAATAGAACCCAATGATGATGGAAACAGTTGGTGCTTTTTCAATTGTTCAGTACATGGGCTTTTCATGAGTATACTGGTATTATCAATGTTCGATGTTTTAATCAGTCATTTCTCTTAGTTTTccagtttttattttatcatcaaTAAGGCACATATTGTCTAATCTATATGATCTCTCTCAGGCACTACGGTTAATCCTTACAATTATCATGCAATTTATTCTAGTCATGAGTACTTCTCTGTGTATTGTAAACCAAGTACATTGTATTATGTGCTAAAGTCTTATTTTCTGGTTTATATTACTTGATGAAGAAGAACTTATCATGTACAAGTAAATTCCGGGAATGAGCAGTCTTTTATTCATTTCCAATTATATATACAGTTTGCAGTGATAAATATCTGTGAACAAGGATTGCCAACAAATCGTACACATGTGATACCAGGTTTACAGTACATagagtagtacatgtataaatacattgGTATTGGGATTAAATACAGGAACAAGCACTTGTTAAAGAAGTAAacataacatttgagtttttgtGTAATTAATCTCTAACTcaacaatacatgtagtaaatataTGAAGAACTAATTAATTGAATAGTATATAGAAGGGCTAATTTATTATGCAAATTGCAGTTTAAAGTCAAATAATTTGATGCATGTACCGGTATGTGATTTAAATGGCTCAAGGTTATTGATAGAACTTGAATACATCGGCAGGTATATAAAAGTAGATAGATTTTTAGTTATGTCAACTGAAGTGGATATAGGTCAGTATAGATAATCTGTGAATTAGATAAGCTGTAGCTGTTTAATATGTAATTATGTCAATACTTATGCATATACTGGAGTATTTGTAGCTCTATAACCTAACTTCATTTGTAACTTATATTATGTACCATTCTGATGGTGATGGATCGTGAATGAGAGATTCAAGAATTTGACTGTAAAAAGCAGACACATGGAAgtgtaattttgaaaaatgaattatttttaataatgaaaaaagcaAATCATTCGTTAAAAATTTCAAaccctgttttttttaaaaagagaatgaatggcaaattgaaaaaaaaaaatcacttttttttatatgtgtaCAAATGCCTCTGAGAGGGCcttattgaatattttgaatgCTTTTTTAAAGTCTGTGACTGTTTGAGATCATAATACTGTTTACCAGTATTTTTAATTCTGAATAATTTTTGTACATGTCTCTTTAGATGATTCTTAAACTGAGAAAACTTATAGCATAATTGTTATTTTTCCTGTTATATGACTAGGTGTGACTTTAAATTTTATGGTAATAAagtttttattgcatttatatcTAAAGATATGATAATATACAGATATCAAACAGTAAaactaaatattaattttaaaaagtgtgggggggggggcaagtatttctttttaatacttTGCTACATAGTGAATAATTGGTGAAACtatgaatttaataattcagctatattcagtatttttattgatgaaaaatgtCTTTGATATCAGTCTTTGAATCagttcactattttattttctcATGAAATTGTCACGATCCCATGTCCTCtttcaatcattatttttatattgatgtttaatgtattcattatattgtataacaaaaacttgtattttaAATGGAGAGGGATATACCTGTATATTGGTCTATATATATGACATATTCCTAAATATAGGTCAATGAATTTTGgtgcaaatttaaaatcattaactGTTTAATACTTAGTCAGAAgataaataaaatcagaaatgaATGCATCATTTGGTGGGTATCATATTTTTATCCTCTACCCTAGCTTCCCTCGCCATCTCTAttggaatttcttttttaaaaggtttGATACCATTTTGaaccaatcgcaacttctcagGCCTTTACGGCAGGCTCGAAAAAACACCTcaaatgtattaacattaccgcatgttagaattttatacaaaatggagtcacctcccattaaaataagtatcagctagacagccttataagtcgctactgtgttatattttagggtatatcatttactttaatgaagtctagcttacatctcaacagatcgtaaaatgtgttgtatttatatcaagttttataaaaaggggggttgtcatagacgcctaggtaatacattcgaagtgtttttccgagcctgccggaaaggcccgagaagttgcgattgcagtttgaactaattttaaaacaaatatttttgccTACAATCAATAAAAACCCATTTTTAAGCTTAAAAAGATTAATGATAACCAGTTTATTCAATTTTGAGGTTTGATATTGGAGTTGTCTGTAAGGTTTTTGTCCAATGATATTCTGTTGACTGTTTTTGTGTTTGTGTTATATTTCTGCTGATTTATTTGTTATGTTTGATTGATGTGATGTTGTTTGGATGTTAAAAAAAGACCATGTATAATATACCTGTAGCTTTTGGAGACCTTGTAGccattttgttattgttattttctGTATACACCTGCAACAGTTATACACAATAAATACTCTAATACAATCAGTGGGACTTATTTGTTTAGTTTGGAAGGAAGATCAGTACATATTTCTATGTTTCTATGTTTTATGTAGAATAAGTTTACATTCTGATCTAAAAATCAATCTGACCTTTACTTGTGAATGACCTTGTCcttttcaagtacatgtatttatcatttacgTTGACCTTGAGTTTTCAGTTTGTTGTACAAAGTCTGTCTTTtagctaaaaaataaaaacatttttgcagAAGGACAGAAGTATTTAATATGCCatttaaacaaaacagaaatgttgggggggggggggggggaggtattACCCATTTTAATATCTTCAACAGATCATAGAGTTACCTTTCTTGGCTGAGAGCAGTTATACCTTTAAACAGCATGTCACATATTCAACATTTTGTCCACAATTCAGATTAGATATATGGAGTAAGTAAATACTGATTGAGATTCAAAAAGTAGTTTCTAGATAAATGTTAACAGATTTAGTCGCTAAAGAGTTTACCTAAACCGTTCCACCACCGTGACATACATACAGGCCCATTACAGGGCACTATGGAAAGAAAATTTGTTCTTACATTGACAATACTAAGAATTTAATAGACCTGTTTTGTTTAACTTCGGTCTTTAAAATTCTCCAAAAGCGTCTTATTGAGAAGGTCTGCAAACGAAAATCAATCTGTCTTCTTAAAGATGTACAAAAAGGGTAGCCTCTCGAGATGTTTGATACAGTATAATGTTCGCTATAGTACCCTCCTTTCCTTATCTGAAAATTCTTATTCTCATCATTCcggatacatgtactgtacgaAAGGGATGATGATATTCAACGAATGTTGTCGAAGAATAAAGATAGCTCATTGCACGTCGGTTAACATTAAACGTAGCAAAAGGATTCAACACTGAAAATAATTTCGATATAAGATTCACGATGTCTATGCCAAACACCGTCTAGTTTTGTGTCTAATAAAGGACTGAAAATCATCGGAACTTGGACCCTGAAATCAGTGGAGTGGAACGTTCTCTATTGATTTTGATCGACTCCATCAAAGATATGCATTTCGACAAGATGGATTTTAGATAAGATTTAACACATATCAGTTATGGCTACTTTGTGTATGCTAGTATTAATGGCACACGAAAACCGTGTTGTGTTAATCTTGTATACTTTGTATTGCCTCTTTCTGATAAGCTAACTAAGGGCATTTGTGTTAATTTTGGGATCACTTCCAAATAAAAGTTCTATGTGTTCTGTGGAACAAGTTTGGACATATCCTGCTTTTATTCCTAAACACAGTGCTTAAAAGCGTTTTACAGGATTGGAGGAGCCTTTCGTTGAGACTGAATTCTATTAAATTAATGACCGCTATATAAATTGTAAGCATTCTTTTGAGCTTGACATTTTACACATATCAATAATGCCATTTACGTATTTTTCACCGATGATACAAATACCATTTCACTCAGG includes:
- the LOC128187951 gene encoding protein phosphatase 1F-like isoform X1; the protein is MTNIAVEMEEPFTNDRESFQRFLAAFCKRINDNEDDSDFLPFRPPNRHLTLEELQGECFDWSLRYLGLQKCPPTLAAAITREVYEQAKKIDFREFEERPEGSNEVEAKEENSSNEIQRPESVLDASTLMEHIIDMVDEVCQKWNKDLPVIPIPAQVHECYHYEIKNTRRKMEDKHVMLQDMNTLFDLKDYPQQSYYSVFDGHAGIEAAVYAANHLHIHLPTCEKFSSDPEAALKCSYKATDDYFIRKAQREGIKSGCTGVTVFIRDKMLYLAWLGDSQACLVRDGHALSIMNPHKPERQDERARIERLGGFVLCVRGIWRVNAILSVARALGDLNQKKFICSDADTTVIELEGTEDYIVLACDGMWDGITQEDLPRIVYNYLQKTNGDKSGVAQMLVELAKENGSTDNITVVIVFLRDKIAEPVITPVFSFDKVSNSQGDDEADRVDGKEDCNDSSGKRNNSENSSPNGNTEIDVNQQKDAVDESEEHQQETQDKDNSVKPENTPALPTDLVLKKEPVFIIEDIVHQTVDDPIAENKPRSPSPSPVCTETEDDKPVVFSISKAVTPTETVASSVSSVQKTGKSLPDGIGLSAFLSYLPNQGSTISEFTYGLQSNSKPGSVPKSLGPLLEDLPIVSNYVIQEELYKKKELGKKKPKRNKNPKSREQNRDGHYVVPRRGKKKVDGTAPVVWAFAGKNTASVRNHRLTSLRNSQNSSRVILSNILNNGAVDPSIPSQTSSDLKFLEKISKSKHFIESEQQGSEDFPMPHNIFDYPLSTFTASSNLKIKPTSSNKSRSSQATQFKTDPKTVPPFHQSWRPRKLSKINASSVLTEPPPTPFSNVKIHPSSDCPD
- the LOC128187951 gene encoding protein phosphatase 1F-like isoform X2 → MTNIAVEMEEPFTNDRESFQRFLAAFCKRINDNEDDSDFLPFRPPNRHLTLEELQGECFDWSLRYLGLQKCPPTLAAAITREVYEQAKKIDFREFEERPEGSNEVEAKEENSSNEIQRPESVLDASTLMEHIIDMVDEVCQKWNKDLPVIPIPAQVHECYHYEIKNTRRKMEDKHVMLQDMNTLFDLKDYPQQSYYSVFDGHAGIEAAVYAANHLHIHLPTCEKFSSDPEAALKCSYKATDDYFIRKAQREGIKSGCTGVTVFIRDKMLYLAWLGDSQACLVRDGHALSIMNPHKPERQDEKSRIEALGGVVLYMGTWRVNGNLAVSRAIGDLNQKKFICSDADTTVIELEGTEDYIVLACDGMWDGITQEDLPRIVYNYLQKTNGDKSGVAQMLVELAKENGSTDNITVVIVFLRDKIAEPVITPVFSFDKVSNSQGDDEADRVDGKEDCNDSSGKRNNSENSSPNGNTEIDVNQQKDAVDESEEHQQETQDKDNSVKPENTPALPTDLVLKKEPVFIIEDIVHQTVDDPIAENKPRSPSPSPVCTETEDDKPVVFSISKAVTPTETVASSVSSVQKTGKSLPDGIGLSAFLSYLPNQGSTISEFTYGLQSNSKPGSVPKSLGPLLEDLPIVSNYVIQEELYKKKELGKKKPKRNKNPKSREQNRDGHYVVPRRGKKKVDGTAPVVWAFAGKNTASVRNHRLTSLRNSQNSSRVILSNILNNGAVDPSIPSQTSSDLKFLEKISKSKHFIESEQQGSEDFPMPHNIFDYPLSTFTASSNLKIKPTSSNKSRSSQATQFKTDPKTVPPFHQSWRPRKLSKINASSVLTEPPPTPFSNVKIHPSSDCPD